One region of Culex pipiens pallens isolate TS chromosome 2, TS_CPP_V2, whole genome shotgun sequence genomic DNA includes:
- the LOC120427345 gene encoding serine/threonine-protein kinase PLK4 translates to MLNNFGECIEDFEVFELLGKGGFASVYRAKCCRTGILVAIKMIDKKLMQSSGMANRVRQEVSIHSRLKHPSILELYTFFEDANFVYLVLELAENGELQRYLRDTKKTFNEYEAATVLKQVVDGLLYLHSHQILHRDMSLANLLLTKQMTVKICDFGLATQLSRPDEKHMTLCGTPNYISPEVASRASHGLPADVWGLGCMLYTFLVGRPPFDTDGVKSTLTKVVMSNYTLPSHISQEARDLIDRLLKKNPAERIKLDQVPLHPFMQKASSFEKCQGGTLASSDSGIMTISSGNRSNIPSNYSQERYQPPVQMPLRYQPISEDFQESILPVRPQSAAYGRPQTSDFYSGFSGDQQQRPSTAQPPFVHHMNQISLLQQFNSLELMEKYNVNKAEVVSVGRSNSTGSSGLMPRQDHHHHPPQISLLNSRPKSASVSVLNGEHYGFYGDKENYRQAENGATESEPLNPRSYDFLDQFQPRDNHRKSPPRHSKRIDIPPLTTARLQPNRHKTKNAILSIQPNGEVVLEFIKYKSRAKVDRVVDVCRISSDGLRFVLYHPDGGKGVAVKDEPPDLPPGGADAIFSYENLPEKHWKKYAYAARFVQMVKAKTPKITYYSERAKCQLMETLEDYEANFYSGTKVIKSPHEGTKIVDSTGRTFKDTTATLNSALTMEFEHFQQTFDHCLNIEQALSAIHTGNTFPLIIGRRPATATSNHENSVSTPQTPHHNPHQLSSFAMSVNSAATTNSRRPPCPKAAPSFSSNVATKKCTIPGVGTAVQLSQGVVQVQFVDGATLSLIPIEQGGGVTFSPCFGTPLQHYSAQQQQDDPASLPGTLRDKLGQMSLVLRELNATPVPSIPFNFLEGSASSPRTPLTRFLR, encoded by the exons ATGCTCAACAACTTTGGCGAGTGCATCGAG GATTTCGAAGTGTTCGAGCTGCTCGGAAAGGGCGGATTCGCCAGCGTTTACCGGGCAAAATGCTGCCGAACGGGGATTTTGGTTGCCATCAAAATG ATCGACAAAAAGCTGATGCAGTCCTCGGGGATGGCAAACCGAGTTCGACAGGAGGTCAGCATTCACTCTCGGTTGAAGCACCCGTCCATCCTGGAGCTGTACACCTTCTTCGAGGACGCCAACTTCGTGTACCTGGTGCTGGAGCTGGCCGAAAACGGAGAACTTCAGCGCTATCTCCGCGACACCAAGAAGACCTTTAACGAGTACGAAGCGGCTACCGTGCTGAAGCAGGTCGTCGACGGACTGCTGTACCTTCACTCGCACCAGATCCTGCACCGGGACATGTCGCTGGCGAACCTGTTGCTGACCAAGCAGATGACCGTCAAGATCTGCGACTTTGGGCTGGCGACGCAGCTGTCGCGACCGGACGAGAAGCACATGACGCTTTGCGGAACGCCGAATTACATATCTCCGGAGGTCGCATCCAGGGCATCGCACGGTCTTCCGGCGGACGTTTGGGGCTTGGGCTGTATGCTGTACACGTTTTTGGTGGGCAGGCCACCGTTTGACACGGACGGAGTCAAGTCTACGCTCACGAAGGTGGTCATGTCCAACTACACGCTGCCGTCGCACATCTCGCAGGAAGCGCGAGATTTGATCGATCGGCTGTTGAAAAAGAACCCGGCGGAACGCATCAAGCTGGACCAGGTGCCGCTGCATCCGTTCATGCAGAAGGCGTCGTCGTTCGAAAAGTGCCAAGGTGGGACGCTAGCGTCCTCCGACAGTGGCATCATGACCATCTCGAGCGGCAATCGATCGAACATTCCGTCAAATTATAGCCAAGAGCGCTACCAGCCTCCAGTTCAAATGCCTCTGCGCTACCAACCGATCAGCGAAGACTTCCAGGAGAGCATACTTCCGGTGCGACCTCAATCAGCCGCCTACGGCCGACCACAGACGTCCGATTTCTACTCCGGGTTCAGCGGAGACCAGCAGCAGCGACCTTCGACCGCGCAACCGCCCTTCGTCCATCACATGAACCAGATCTCGCTGCTGCAGCAGTTCAACAGCCTCGAACTGATGGAAAAGTACAACGTCAACAAGGCCGAAGTGGTCAGCGTAGGACGGTCCAACTCGACAGGGAGTTCCGGGTTGATGCCGAGGCAGGATCATCACCACCACCCGCCACAGATTTCCCTTCTCAACTCGCGACCCAAGTCGGCTTCGGTTTCGGTGCTGAACGGCGAGCATTACGGATTCTACGGCGACAAGGAAAATTACCGCCAGGCTGAGAATGGCGCGACGGAGTCAGAACCGCTCAATCCGAGGAGTTAt GACTTTCTTGACCAGTTTCAGCCAAGAGACAATCATCGCAAGAGTCCGCCCCGCCATAGCAAGCGCATTGACATTCCGCCACTGACGACGGCCCGCCTCCAGCCCAACCGCCACAAAACCAAGAACGCCATCCTGAGCATTCAACCCAACGGCGAGGTCGTGCTAGAATTCATCAAGTACAAGTCCCGCGCCAAAGTGGATCGCGTAGTGGACGTGTGTCGCATTTCGTCCGACGGGTTGCGCTTCGTGCTGTACCATCCGGACGGGGGGAAGGGCGTGGCGGTAAAGGACGAGCCGCCCGATTTGCCACCGGGCGGGGCGGACGCCATCTTCAGCTACGAGAATCTACCCGAAAAACACTGGAAGAAGTACGCGTACGCGGCCAGGTTCGTGCAGATGGTGAAGGCCAAGACGCCCAAGATTACGTACTACAGCGAGCGGGCCAAGTGCCAGCTGATGGAGACGCTGGAGGATTACGAGGCGAACTTTTACAGTG GAACGAAGGTGATCAAATCGCCCCACGAAGGCACCAAAATTGTAGATAGCACCGGACGCACCTTCAAAGACACCACCGCCACCCTCAATTCCGCCCTGACAATGGAGTTCGAGCACTTCCAGCAAACGTTCGACCACTGCCTCAACATCGAGCAAGCCCTCTCGGCAATCCACACCGGAAACACCTTCCCACTGATCATCGGACGACGACCTGCTACTGCAACGAGCAACCACGAGAACAGCGTATCAACCCCCCAAACTCCCCACCACAACCCCCACCAACTCTCCTCATTCGCCATGTCGGTCAACTCGGCCGCCACGACCAACAGCCGACGACCTCCGTGCCCAAAAGCAGCGCCCTCTTTTTCCTCCAACGTGGCCACCAAAAAGTGCACCATCCCCGGCGTCGGCACCGCCGTCCAACTCTCGCAGGGCGTCGTCCAGGTTCAGTTCGTAGACGGCGCAACCCTGTCGCTAATCCCGATCGAGCAGGGTGGCGGAGTGACGTTTTCACCGTGCTTCGGAACGCCGCTGCAGCACTACTcggcccagcagcagcaggacgaTCCGGCGTCGCTGCCGGGCACGTTGCGCGACAAGCTCGGCCAGATGTCGCTGGTGTTGAGGGAGTTGAATGCCACCCCCGTGCCGTCCATTCCGTTCAACTTCCTCGAGGGATCCGCGTCGTCACCGCGGACGCCGTTGACGCGGTTTTTGCGGTAG